A stretch of Mytilus edulis chromosome 11, xbMytEdul2.2, whole genome shotgun sequence DNA encodes these proteins:
- the LOC139496085 gene encoding F-box/LRR-repeat protein 17-like, with the protein MDSDSDQPCKKRCTERDKVQSESADEGKVQVKAADAATCTMGTDSNANSNTENTDRGSRSQSPDEDDNMQGCHNNLQEVDEDSRSSSRSGSEEAPMPSDILVDWVTSQNISSFTKPSQPCRDVESMPSCSHDTRFSRNRSPANIVVDDTGEIIPVENLNSSSSDSDSSDNQIDSARSDRSESTFKIQPSRHTEMTLTFGGTGSRSNMTHTVLLGDGYNSRQSVKYVFNFRSMSDSATQTDSLNRETTINMINTAEDQNGSPYFLLKGDDSSNNADTQFQSSINRLPMNILLQIFKSLTMCELLCQASLVCKTWYNLCHDPDLWRSIDLSHQHRADDNVLSRLTSYSDRVTNINLEDTKILTSHGISLVCVKCKHLQKLKLTRCFSVENDVLMMVGTSCKNLQCLYLDGCYRISDQWTCSVGEGCQQLKELVLSRCSQMTDVGISRIAENCHNLENIILDHCNKVTDQSVRMLAENCRDLKTLSLANCNITDTGICSIYRMKKLEYLDISNLPGGSITAAIVSQLTRKCDNLECLNLSLNLTIDDRCIQEVVRYGQKITKLFCVNCSLSDEGLMGIASHGRSIVKLDLGWCKDITDRGIWAVTENCPALKYLGLIRCDSVSEKGVEAMVDKYPHIQFSTFFMESRKLIQKAIANGFKFMAETEQNK; encoded by the exons atggATTCAGACTCTGACCAACCTTGTAAGAAAAGATGCACAGAAAGGGATAAAGTTCAGAGTGAAAGTGCAGATGAGGGCAAAGTTCAAGTAAAAGCAGCTGATGCTGCAACCTGCACTATGGGAACTGACAGCAATGCAAACAGTAATACAGAAAATACAGACAGAGGTTCAAGGTCACAGAGTCCAGATGAAGATGATAACATGCAGGGTTGCCATAACAACTTACAGGAAGTTGATGAAGATTCAAGGTCAAGTTCAAGGTCAGGTAGTGAAGAGGCACCAATGCCATCTGATATACTTGTTGACTGGGTAACATCACAAAATATATCATCTTTTACGAAACCCAGTCAACCTTGTCGAGATGTTGAAAGTATGCCAAGTTGTTCTCATGACACAAGATTTAGTCGGAATAGAAGTCCTGCTAACATTGTTGTTGATGATACAGGGGAGATAATCCCTGTTGAGAACTTGAATTCCTCCTCATCAGACAGTGATAGTTCAGATAATCAAATAGACTCTGCCAGATCAGATAGGTCTGAatcaacatttaaaattcagCCAAGTCGTCATACTGAAATGACCTTAACATTTGGTGGTACTGGGTCAAGGTCAAACATGACTCATACAGTGTTACTAGGAGATGGTTATAATAGTCGTCAATCTGTTAAATATGTATTTAACTTTAGAAGCATGTCTGATTCAGCTACACAGACTGATTCATTGAATCGAGAAAcaacaattaacatgattaataccGCTGAAGATCAAAATGGCTCACCTTATTTTCTACTCAAGGGAGATGACTCCTCAAACAATGCTGATACACAGTTTCAGTCAAGTATAAACAGACTGCCGATGAATATTTTACTGCAGATATTTAAATCTTTAACAATGTGTGAACTATTATGTCAGGCAAGCTTGGTGTGCAAAACATGGTATAACCTGTGTCATGACCCTGACCTCTGGAGATCAATTGATCTAAGTCATCAGCACAGAGCAGACGATAATGTGTTGTCACGCTTGACTTCATACAGTGATAGAGTCACCAATATAAATCTGGAAGACACTAAGATACTTACCAGTCATGGAATCAGCCTGGTATGCGTTAAGTGTAAACATCTACAAAAACTGAAGTTAACCAG ATGTTTTTCAGTAGAGAATGATGTACTTATGATGGTAGGGACGTCATGTAAGAATCTACAGTGTTTATATCTGGATGGTTGTTATAGAATCAGTGATCAATGGACCTGTAGT GTTGGAGAAGGATGTCAACAGTTAAAGGAATTAGTCCTGAGTCGCTGTAGTCAGATGACTGATGTAGGCATTAGTAGGATTGCTGAAAACTGTCATAACTTAGAAAATATTATACTGGATCATTGTAACAAG GTTACAGATCAATCTGTGAGAATGTTGGCAGAAAACTGTCGGGACTTAAAGACATTGTCCTTAGCTAACTGTAACATCACAGATACTGGGATATGTTCTATATATAGG ATGAAGAAATTAGAATACCTTGATATATCAAATCTGCCTGGTGGTAGTATTACTGCAGCAATCGTTTCACAGCTTACAAGAAAGTGTGATAACCTGGAGTGTTTAAACCTTTCACTGAACCTGACTATAGATGACAGATGTATACAGGAAGTGGTTAGATATGGGCAGAAGATAACAAAATTGTTTTGTGTTAACTGTAGTTTAAGTGATGAAG GATTAATGGGCATAGCATCACATGGAAGGAGTATAGTAAAATTAGACTTAGGTTGGTGTAAGGATATTACTGACCGTGGAATATGGGCTGTCACTGAAAACTGTCCAGCTCTTAAATATCTAGGACTTATTAG ATGTGATTCAGTATCAGAGAAAGGAGTTGAGGCTATGGTTGACAAATACCCACACATCCAGTTCTCAACATTCTTTATGGAGTCAAGAAAACTGATCCAGAAAGCTATCGCTAATGGTTTTAAATTTATGGCGGAGACAGAGCAGaataaataa